The genomic stretch GAGGTACAGGTGACGGTGCCCCCACCACCGCACTCGTGCCCGTACGCGCCGTCTGTCCGCCACCCGAGGCGCCCGGTCGAGCACGCCGAGCCCGAGCTGGTCCGCGAGCTGCCACACCACCCAAAGCACCTGGCGCCGGTGCCACCGCCGGGCGTAGCGAGCGAGAGTCACCTTGTCGGTGCTCGGGTTCAGCCAGAGCAGTTCATCCGGCGTCCACACGTGCAGCAGGTGCCTCCCATCCGCGGGGCCAGAAGGCCTCCGGTGCGCGCTTCCGACCGCCGTGGCGCGGCTGCGCGTCCTCCAGCTGGTCGAGGAATTCCACGTAAGCTTTCTCTGTCAGGGGAAACCGCATCGGACGCACCAAATAATAAGTGTCGTAAATTCCGTAGAACAGGGCGGCGGTCCGGTAGGGCACGAACCGACGACCCAGGTGTTTCTCCGTCTTCGGGTCCCACAACTCGTATGCGAAGCCCGACCGGGTTTTCCTGCACTCTATGAGAATGTCTATGTTATCGCGAATTCGCACGTCCACTTGATGCCTAATGCTCTGTGAGGTCAGTAGCAGCGTGATCCGAAGCTTGCGAAGGTACATAAGGAACTGGGTCCAATACCGCG from Bacillota bacterium encodes the following:
- a CDS encoding zonular occludens toxin domain-containing protein, with the translated sequence MIIGFEGGMGSGKTLGATIWAWRYSLAGGGLPVMANYKMHPEYWARHAALNPGFTLRVMTTEEDWVDFAAGGGGYVVFDEIHQNLDSRAYAGKQARYWTQFLMYLRKLRITLLLTSQSIRHQVDVRIRDNIDILIECRKTRSGFAYELWDPKTEKHLGRRFVPYRTAALFYGIYDTYYLVRPMRFPLTEKAYVEFLDQLEDAQPRHGGRKRAPEAFWPRGWEAPAARVDAG